The Streptomyces collinus DNA segment GGCGTCGTACGGGGTGATGCCACAGACGTAGATACGGGCGACGGGACCGGGGTCGAGGGTGACGAGGCCGCCGGTCGCGGTGTCGTGGATCCTCAGGTCGCGGCCCTGACCAGGCAGGGCGGGGACCTCGGAAGCGGGCCAGGCATGCATGCCATGAGCCTAACCGGACTGAAGTTCCATATACGAATGGGAGCGGCCCACTCGGCCGAGAAGGCGCTCTTGCGGCGATCCGGCGCCTGTGCTGCTACACGGGTGGCCAGGGAATCGCCGGCCACTCGCCGCTCGGCTCGGGGTGGGTCCCCGAAGCGAGCAGGGCTCCGACGCGGGCCCGGGTGGCGTCGATCTCGGCGCCGGTGATCAGCGGTTCGAGCCGCGCGGTGAGCGGCCCGCCCTCGGCCAGGCCCTTCCGGAGGCCTTCGAGGACGTCGGCGGCCTCCTGGGTGAGGGGCTCCCCCGCCCACCCCCACAGCAGGGTCCGCAGCTTGTTCTCGGCATTGAAGGTGACCCCGTGGTCGATGCCGTACAGCCGTCCCTCACCGGTGGGCAGCAGGTGACCGCCCTTGCGGTCGGCGTTGTTGATGACCGCGTCCAGGACCGCGAGCCGCCGCAGCCGTTCGTCGTCGGCGTGCACGAGCAGCGCGGTGCGGCCCTCCCCGACCTCGGCGAAGCCGACCGCCTTCCAGCCCGGTCCGGGTTCCTCGCCGTCGACCAGGGCGAGCAGTTCCGCCTCGGGCGCCACCTCGACCCACAGCTGGCACATGCCCTCGCCGTAGGGGCCCTCGCGCAGCACGGTGGGCGGTACGAGGCCCCAGCCGGTCGCCTCGGAGACCTCGTACGCGGCGACCTCGCGCTGGGCCAGCGTCCCGTCGGGGAAGTCCCACAGGGGCCGCTCCCCCGCGACCGGCTTGTAGATGCAGGCCGCGTCCTGGCCGTCGTACGACACCGTGCAGTACAGGGCCGCGTTGGAGGCCTCACGGATGCGGCCGCGCACGGTCAGTTCGCCCCGGGCGAGCAGCTCGGCGGCGTTCACCGGAGGTGTCACGCTCCGCGGCGGTATCCGTTCTGGCGCGGACATACGTGTCCTTCCGGGTCGAGCGGGAGGCTGCACAGCGGGCACGGCGGCCGCCCGGCGTTGACGACGTCGAGAGCGCGCTTGGCGAAGGCCCTGGCCTGCGCGCCGG contains these protein-coding regions:
- a CDS encoding SCO1664 family protein, which produces MSAPERIPPRSVTPPVNAAELLARGELTVRGRIREASNAALYCTVSYDGQDAACIYKPVAGERPLWDFPDGTLAQREVAAYEVSEATGWGLVPPTVLREGPYGEGMCQLWVEVAPEAELLALVDGEEPGPGWKAVGFAEVGEGRTALLVHADDERLRRLAVLDAVINNADRKGGHLLPTGEGRLYGIDHGVTFNAENKLRTLLWGWAGEPLTQEAADVLEGLRKGLAEGGPLTARLEPLITGAEIDATRARVGALLASGTHPEPSGEWPAIPWPPV